From a region of the Monodelphis domestica isolate mMonDom1 chromosome 8, mMonDom1.pri, whole genome shotgun sequence genome:
- the LOC103100453 gene encoding uncharacterized protein LOC103100453, giving the protein MYAGYVVSCVAFAGPRSYSFSSAALTPFPQHQEKMVLVPRAKHHFAPLLVEGHRAVPIPIVRSQPKVKLSRSEHWTSVVPSLHPKPRSIAIQLGKAEHQATVISLPHLNQPAMSVTPQCPKPRPRTIILRLPYPAYKPRTTAVPLSCPQYQVGSLRVDLPNQEPPVNNAHSKAHTDSKMAQGCGHVPERPAYHHVSPVSPPCPVFQGEAPPYSNHKFKIAAIPILIPNYQVKVPEVSLVYQNQPPDMSSSPKSRDKQATSQGVCGKPQRQPHRSRTTSSRSHQQATKVPSSPRTEKTGDTAVPTHQGPSQPQARAKDTPLIGHKQKSRNRIMEPSEHDQQARAMAVSSPMAEAISTCPDLPAEIPKCPPLKIHGTSNLLPPSAPEATTPEVSSEVPAVSKQSHTISPGPDPPDEVLSKLIDCIVAEQDHSQQEPEALLDVEDQDVSFLDSEDHNTILSGGEHQCTASENHHLTDILLRPNNCAGDQLWFQQQSKASQNPRERVKIMPTFNCEMRLPPLPKPRTMLSLNFDDFIEGKPDFDHQTSDEISSYHQTNILPISEQITENEDIEAQDSICLDWFSKSSSESNYQVTLPLGPDEKIKVPLHPDCQVLSLPEPHHRTESEITNDDQTEVLSESNYQTKDALDGTCFSASVHDLDDGTESLLDFHHQGLAASDASDKAALDDLQNTSPQSQPSHQTKVESGLDQCCEPDLGLDERDESLLNSSDHVKAAPECDDEQAGTTLDVIPKSTTELSPEHQADDAPDPEDEKEDAMLPSYQDPTLSGPDHQFKEPPGPSYLPELSPKSKDQVESISTYLTSPDQKFEITEIQEKDSGDILGPGTMATLKSGPENLIKFPLEAKNLTNLHQESLDRLSPHPEFSKTVFNPPPKDQAKKNADPWFFKYFKPYSTETGNISNKVVNSIINSIPQEKIKIDVQKQILLRQMKKCPKTQRGPRLSCTYPICLICASWIPHGCIHTNSTKDHCGAQLVAIPIPVPGSNQEMGIKFVLQVSQKKPSPIKCSPNHYNLPYHSPYHPPALSLLQPVPPRLPAFQSLYETMFQSRQNNDFQPYKKTKFVNQMPFERKIPFKSNNIIEVRPKTPPGVFRTLLEKFQNKRMH; this is encoded by the coding sequence ATGTATGCCGGGTATGTAGTATCATGTGTAGCATTTGCTGGTCCTCGCTCATACAGTTTCTCATCAGCAGCCTTGACCCCGTTTCCTCAACATCAGGAAAAGATGGTGCTGGTCCCGAGGGCTAAACATCATTTTGCTCCATTGCTAGTGGAAGGTCACAGAGCGGTGCCAATACCTATAGTCAGAAGCCAGCCCAAAGTTAAATTGTCTCGTTCTGAGCATTGGACCTCCGTTGTGCCCTCCCTGCATCCCAAGCCCCGGTCTATAGCGATACAATTAGGCAAGGCGGAGCACCAGGCAACTGTCATTTCCTTACCTCATCTCAACCAACCAGCTATGAGCGTGACGCCGCAATGCCCCAAACCTCGGCCGAGAACCATAATTCTACGTTTACCATATCCTGCCTACAAACCCAGAACAACTGCTGTACCTTTGTCGTGCCCTCAATACCAGGTAGGTTCGCTCAGGGTTGATCTTCCAAATCAAGAGCCACCAGTCAACAACGCCCATTCCAAGGCTCACACAGACTCCAAGATGGCTCAGGGATGTGGTCATGTACCTGAGCGTCCAGCATACCATCACGTCAGTCCCGTGTCTCCGCCCTGTCCTGTCTTCCAAGGGGAAGCGCCACCATATTCCAACCACAAGTTCAAGATCGCAGCTATACCAATACTCATCCCCAACTACCAAGTGAAAGTCCCCGAGGTGTCTTTAGTCTATCAGAATCAGCCGCCCGACATGTCATCAAGCCCTAAGAGTAGGGACAAACAGGCCACTTCCCAGGGCGTTTGCGGGAAACCTCAGCGGCAGCCTCACAGGAGCAGAACCACATCATCACGTTCTCATCAGCAGGCCACCAAGGTTCCATCTTCACCGCGCACCGAGAAGACTGGAGACACAGCTGTGCCAACCCATCAAGGTCCGAGTCAACCCCAGGCCAGAGCCAAAGACACGCCTTTAATAGGCCAcaagcaaaagagcagaaatagaaTTATGGAACCATCAGAGCATGATCAACAGGCAAGGGCCATGGCTGTATCCTCACCAATGGCAGAGGCTATTTCTACATGCCCTGATCTCCCAGCTGAGATTCCAAAATGTCCCCCTCTCAAGATTCACGGGACATCCAATTTGTTACCACCCTCTGCCCCAGAAGCTACAACTCCAGAGGTTTCGTCTGAAGTCCCAGCGGTCTCCAAACAGAGTCATACTATTTCCCCTGGTCCTGATCCTCCAGATGAGGTTTTATCAAAGCTCATTGACTGCATTGTAGCTGAACAGGACCACAGCCAACAAGAGCCTGAAGCTTTACTGGATGTGGAGGATCAGGATGTGTCTTTCTTAGACTCTGAAGACCACAACACGATCTTGTCAGGTGGTGAGCATCAGTGCACAGCTTCAGAGAATCACCACTTGACTGATATTTTACTGCGTCCCAACAACTGCGCTGGAGATCAGCTATGGTTCCAACAACAGAGTAAAGCTTCCCAGAACCCTAGAGAGAGGGTAAAGATTATGCCAACTTTTAACTGTGAGATGAGATTACCACCACTTCCTAAGCCCAGGACAATGCTTTCTTTAAATTTTGACGATTTTATTGAAGGGAAGCCAGATTTTGACCACCAGACTAGTGACGAAATAAGTTCTTATCACCAAACTAATATTTTACCAATTTCTGAACAAATAACTGAGAATGAAGACATTGAGGCCCAGGATTCAATATGCCTTGACTGGTTTTCCAAGAGTTCATCAGAATCCAACTACCAGGTCACACTTCCATTAGGCCCTGATGAGAAGATCAAGGTTCCATTGCACCCTGACTGTCAAGTCTTATCTTTACCTGAACCTCACCATAGGACTGAATCTGAAATAACGAATGATGACCAAACGGAAGTCCTATCAGAGAGTAATTACCAGACCAAAGATGCCCTGGATGGTACCTGCTTCTCTGCGTCTGTCCATGACCTAGATGATGGGACAGAGTCTTTGTTGGACTTTCACCACCAAGGCTTAGCTGCTTCAGATGCTTCAGATAAGGCTGCACTAGATGATCTTCAAAATACCAGCCCCCAGTCACAACCTTCCCACCAGACCAAAGTTGAATCAGGTCTTGACCAATGCTGTGAGCCTGATTTGGGCTTGGATGAGAGGGACGAATCTTTATTGAACTCCAGTGACCACGTCAAGGCTGCTCCAGAATGTGATGATGAGCAGGCTGGGACTACATTGGATGTTATCCCAAAGTCCACAACTGAACTGAGTCCTGAACATCAAGCCGATGATGCACCAGATCCTGAAGATGAGAAAGAGGATGCAATGCTTCCCAGTTATCAGGATCCTACTCTATCAGGACCTGATCACCAGTTCAAGGAGCCACCAGGTCCTAGTTATCTGCCAGAGCTTTCTCCAAAATCCAAAGATCAAGTTGAGTCTATCTCTACATATTTAACAAGCCCTGACCAAAAATTTGAGATTACAGAAATCCAGGAAAAAGACTCTGGTGATATACTAGGCCCTGGCACAATGGCTACCCTTAAAAGTGGACCTGAGAATTTGATCAAATTTCCACTTGAGGCAAAGAATCTGACCAATCTCCATCAAGAATCTTTAGATCGACTATCTCCTCATCCAGAATTCAGTAAGACTGTATTCAACCCCCCTCCTAAGGACCAGGCAAAGAAAAATGCAGATCCATGGTTTTTTAAGTACTTTAAGCCATATTCTACTGAGACTGGAAATATCTCTAATAAAGTAGTGAACAGCATCATCAATTCCATCccacaagagaaaataaaaattgatgtACAAAAGCAGATTCTCCTACGGCagatgaaaaaatgtcctaagaCTCAGCGTGGTCCACGACTATCATGTACCTATCCAATCTGTTTAATTTGTGCTTCCTGGATTCCCCATGGCTGTATCCACACTAATTCTACTAAAGATCATTGCGGAGCACAACTGGTGGCTATACCAATACCTGTACCTGGGTCTAATCAGGAGATGGGTATCAAGTTTGTTCTCCAAGTGTCCCAAAAAAAGCCATCCCCCATCAAGTGCTCCCCAAACCATTATAATTTACCTTACCACTCACCATACCATCCACCAGCCTTATCTCTTTTACAGCCTGTGCCACCTAGACTACCAGCTTTTCAAAGTCTATATGAAACCATGTTTCAGTCCAGACAAAATAATGATTTTCAGCCATACAAGAAAACTAAATTTGTAAATCAGATgccatttgaaagaaaaataccCTTCAAGAGCAATAACATCATAGAAGTAAGACCAAAGACACCTCCTGGAGTTTTCAGAACCCTACTagagaaatttcaaaataaaagaatgcaTTAA
- the LOC103098694 gene encoding proline-rich protein 36-like isoform X1, whose amino-acid sequence MLGHSSGGAGPPLAGSPRPADPGLLDEVTQILHLSCHSQRDASNRPMGRRQKTFSNVSPTKAPGLAARGLPRPSKMVLLPCYPQHSVPSISEDALSRAKTSPAQVRLPGNPRCRSTATPSAGPREAAAVLLPHLEAPRARPWGKAAVIASACPEYWATPLFGLTRWPQAPLAPERPLLKSPSGPDHLPKIPQGCQIQCEAQPLLGAWPQSPSLPDSWARGSSGALPCLGGQPSLGSRPWDWAVTPRLRCLPQRPKMPALPLPSPGSYPEITSGVSSQSLQQVRPLTVPPAGPPVPLTPMAMTVLTPVATHPASHDPDWIRAASAPFHYPRPPLSESPLVPHYSWLRGALVPSRLPQQQPAALPGAYSLAEVLLVPEQQARRLVGPEHPTEVLHFSYWVAPQPGPDQELAATPQSSELRGNGTADLRQQEKAPPDAACPREPGPGPESEVKEHPEAPEGGPNPAKETPLERKPTDVPPSPPSSSAEAVPGTPEQDEALTGAARPDEADQTEDTSHSTRNLEPRPIPSSSPGQTIQADDDPDHQDQPSLASPQWDEQTAPDGHQGSTASDSDHPPELHLAPQPPDMLRLSPDCRAAYQGAPLIDRGREPENSGKPGQQSTPFPGFSRWRSPSNLKDQVKVTSHFHSPVKTFPPGLHHKVHKVQRESSKYFTHVHAAHPTEGVGTISKEFFNDIINSIPREKIKSDIQKQILLRRMRGYHNTQPGSHLSSSYTICLACASWIPYGCPHINGTKDPYRAQLVVMPSPLPNSKDEMGIKYVLQVPQPKTGNIWDPSYFTSPTSSSCPHTMSLKSQIDHHLPKRMTWLNFILAKGDRPCGRKTYENKQQFKEKMSMNFSTPTQGARRNEDVVRSLLDRLKNKRTAN is encoded by the exons ATGCTCGGGCACAGTTCTGGCGGTGCTGGGCCTCCCCTGGCGGGGAGCCCCAGACCTGCAGATCCTGGCCTGCTTGATGAGGTCACCCAGATTCTCCATCTCTCTTGCCATTCTCAGAGGGACGCCTCCAACAGACCAATGGGGAGAAGGCAGAAGACGTTTTCAAACG TGTCGCCCACCAAAGCGCCGGGCCTCGCTGCCAGGGGCCTCCCCCGCCCGTCCAAGATGGTGCTGCTGCCGTGCTACCCCCAGCACTCGGTGCCGTCCATCAGCGAGGACGCCCTGTCCAGGGCCAAGACGAGCCCGGCGCAGGTCAGACTGCCGGGCAACCCTCGCTGCAGGAGCACCGCGACGCCCTCGGCGGGCCCCAGGGAGGCGGCGGCCGTGCTGCTGCCCCACCTGGAGGCCCCCCGCGCCAGGCCCTGGGGCAAGGCCGCGGTCATCGCCTCGGCGTGCCCGGAGTACTGGGCCACCCCGCTGTTCGGCCTCACTCGCTGGCCCCAGGCACCCCTGGCTCCCGAGCGCCCCCTCCTCAAGAGCCCGTCCGGACCGGACCACCTTCCTAAGATTCCCCAAGGTTGTCAGATCCAATGCGAGGCCCAGCCACTCCTCGGGGCCTGGCCCCAATCTCCGTCCCTGCCCGACTCCTGGGCCAGGGGGAGCTCGGGGGCCTTGCCGTGCCTCGGCGGCCAGCCTTCGCTGGGCTCTCGGCCCTGGGACTGGGCCGTGACGCCCCGGCTCCGGTGCCTCCCCCAACGGCCCAAGATGCCAGCccttccgctcccctcccccggCAGCTACCCTGAGATCACAAGCGGGGTGTCATCACAATCCCTCCAGCAGGTCAGGCCTCTCACGGTGCCACCCGCAGGTCCCCCCGTGCCCTTGACTCCCATGGCCATGACTGTGCTGACTCCAGTGGCCACGCACCCGGCCAGCCACGACCCCGACTGGATCAGGGCCGCCTCGGCGCCCTTTCACTACCCGCGTCCGCCTCTGAGCGAGAGCCCGCTGGTGCCCCACTACAGCTGGCTCCGGGGGGCCCTCGTTCCCTCCAGGCTCCCCCAGCAGCAGCCCGCGGCTCTGCCAGGAGCCTACAGCCTGGCCGAGGTCCTCCTGGTCCCCGAGCAACAGGCGAGGCGCTTAGTGGGTCCGGAGCACCCCACTGAAGTCTTGCACTTCAGTTACTGGGTCGCCCCTCAACCAGGCCCTGACCAGGAGCTCGCTGCGACGCCACAGAGCTCAGAGCTCAGAGGGAATGGCACGGCGGACCTTCGCCAACAGGAGAAAGCCCCACCAGACGCCGCCTGCCCGCGCGAGCCTGGACCGGGTCCAGAGAGCGAGGTCAAGGAGCATCCCGAGGCCCCCGAAGGAGGTCCGAACCCCGCCAAGGAGACTCCGCTGGAACGCAAGCCTACGGACGTACCTCCATCCCCTCCCAGCTCCTCAGCGGAGGCTGTGCCAGGAACTCCTGAGCAGGACGAGGCTCTCACAGGCGCTGCCCGGCCCGATGAGGCGGACCAGACCGAGGACACCTCACATTCCACTCGGAACTTAGAACCCCGGCCCATTCCTTCATCGAGCCCGGGCCAGACAATCCAGGCTGACGACGATCCCGACCACCAAGACCAGCCTTCTCTGGCTTCTCCCCAGTGGGATGAGCAGACCGCGCCAGACGGCCACCAGGGCTCTACAGCTTCAGATTCCGACCACCCCCCGGAGCTTCATCTGGCTCCTCAGCCTCCAGATATGCTCAGACTCAGTCCTGACTGCCGCGCGGCTTATCAAGGCGCCCCTCTGATAGATCGGGGAAGAGAGCCTGAGAATTCAGGAAAGCCCGGCCAACAGTCCACTCCATTTCCAGGATTTAGCCGTTGGAGATCCCCGTCAAACCTGAAAGACCAAGTCAAAGTGACCTCCCATTTTCACAGCCCTGTTAAGACTTTTCCACCTGGCCTCCACCACAAGGTCCACAAAGTCCAGAGAGAGTCTTCAAAGTATTTCACACATGTCCATGCAGCACACCCGACTGAGGGTGTTGGGACGATCTCTAAGGAATTTTTCAATGATATCATCAATTCCATTCCGCGggagaaaataaaaagtgatatCCAAAAGCAGATTCTCCTGAGGCGAATGAGGGGATATCATAATACTCAGCCTGGCTCACATTTATCATCTAGTTACACTATCTGTTTAGCTTGTGCCTCTTGGATTCCATATGGTTGTCCTCATATAAATGGAACAAAAGATCCTTATAGAGCACAATTAGTGGTCATGCCAAGTCCTTTGCCTAATAGTAAGGATGAAATGGGTATTAAATATGTCCTCCAAGTTCCCCAGCCAAAGACAGGAAACATTTGGGACCCTTCATACTTTACATCTCCAACTTCATCTTCTTGTCCTCACACTATGTCCCTTAAATCACAAATTGATCATCATTTACCTAAAAGGATGACCTGGCTCAATTTTATACTTGCTAAGGGTGATCGGCCATGTGGGAGAAAAACATATGAAAATAAGCAacagttcaaagaaaaaatgtccaTGAATTTCAGTACCCCCACACAAGGAGCAAGAAGGAATGAGGATGTTGTAAGATCTCTATTAGACAGACTGAAAAATAAGAGAACTGCAAATTAA
- the LOC103098694 gene encoding proline-rich protein 36-like isoform X2: protein MGRRQKTFSNVSPTKAPGLAARGLPRPSKMVLLPCYPQHSVPSISEDALSRAKTSPAQVRLPGNPRCRSTATPSAGPREAAAVLLPHLEAPRARPWGKAAVIASACPEYWATPLFGLTRWPQAPLAPERPLLKSPSGPDHLPKIPQGCQIQCEAQPLLGAWPQSPSLPDSWARGSSGALPCLGGQPSLGSRPWDWAVTPRLRCLPQRPKMPALPLPSPGSYPEITSGVSSQSLQQVRPLTVPPAGPPVPLTPMAMTVLTPVATHPASHDPDWIRAASAPFHYPRPPLSESPLVPHYSWLRGALVPSRLPQQQPAALPGAYSLAEVLLVPEQQARRLVGPEHPTEVLHFSYWVAPQPGPDQELAATPQSSELRGNGTADLRQQEKAPPDAACPREPGPGPESEVKEHPEAPEGGPNPAKETPLERKPTDVPPSPPSSSAEAVPGTPEQDEALTGAARPDEADQTEDTSHSTRNLEPRPIPSSSPGQTIQADDDPDHQDQPSLASPQWDEQTAPDGHQGSTASDSDHPPELHLAPQPPDMLRLSPDCRAAYQGAPLIDRGREPENSGKPGQQSTPFPGFSRWRSPSNLKDQVKVTSHFHSPVKTFPPGLHHKVHKVQRESSKYFTHVHAAHPTEGVGTISKEFFNDIINSIPREKIKSDIQKQILLRRMRGYHNTQPGSHLSSSYTICLACASWIPYGCPHINGTKDPYRAQLVVMPSPLPNSKDEMGIKYVLQVPQPKTGNIWDPSYFTSPTSSSCPHTMSLKSQIDHHLPKRMTWLNFILAKGDRPCGRKTYENKQQFKEKMSMNFSTPTQGARRNEDVVRSLLDRLKNKRTAN from the exons ATGGGGAGAAGGCAGAAGACGTTTTCAAACG TGTCGCCCACCAAAGCGCCGGGCCTCGCTGCCAGGGGCCTCCCCCGCCCGTCCAAGATGGTGCTGCTGCCGTGCTACCCCCAGCACTCGGTGCCGTCCATCAGCGAGGACGCCCTGTCCAGGGCCAAGACGAGCCCGGCGCAGGTCAGACTGCCGGGCAACCCTCGCTGCAGGAGCACCGCGACGCCCTCGGCGGGCCCCAGGGAGGCGGCGGCCGTGCTGCTGCCCCACCTGGAGGCCCCCCGCGCCAGGCCCTGGGGCAAGGCCGCGGTCATCGCCTCGGCGTGCCCGGAGTACTGGGCCACCCCGCTGTTCGGCCTCACTCGCTGGCCCCAGGCACCCCTGGCTCCCGAGCGCCCCCTCCTCAAGAGCCCGTCCGGACCGGACCACCTTCCTAAGATTCCCCAAGGTTGTCAGATCCAATGCGAGGCCCAGCCACTCCTCGGGGCCTGGCCCCAATCTCCGTCCCTGCCCGACTCCTGGGCCAGGGGGAGCTCGGGGGCCTTGCCGTGCCTCGGCGGCCAGCCTTCGCTGGGCTCTCGGCCCTGGGACTGGGCCGTGACGCCCCGGCTCCGGTGCCTCCCCCAACGGCCCAAGATGCCAGCccttccgctcccctcccccggCAGCTACCCTGAGATCACAAGCGGGGTGTCATCACAATCCCTCCAGCAGGTCAGGCCTCTCACGGTGCCACCCGCAGGTCCCCCCGTGCCCTTGACTCCCATGGCCATGACTGTGCTGACTCCAGTGGCCACGCACCCGGCCAGCCACGACCCCGACTGGATCAGGGCCGCCTCGGCGCCCTTTCACTACCCGCGTCCGCCTCTGAGCGAGAGCCCGCTGGTGCCCCACTACAGCTGGCTCCGGGGGGCCCTCGTTCCCTCCAGGCTCCCCCAGCAGCAGCCCGCGGCTCTGCCAGGAGCCTACAGCCTGGCCGAGGTCCTCCTGGTCCCCGAGCAACAGGCGAGGCGCTTAGTGGGTCCGGAGCACCCCACTGAAGTCTTGCACTTCAGTTACTGGGTCGCCCCTCAACCAGGCCCTGACCAGGAGCTCGCTGCGACGCCACAGAGCTCAGAGCTCAGAGGGAATGGCACGGCGGACCTTCGCCAACAGGAGAAAGCCCCACCAGACGCCGCCTGCCCGCGCGAGCCTGGACCGGGTCCAGAGAGCGAGGTCAAGGAGCATCCCGAGGCCCCCGAAGGAGGTCCGAACCCCGCCAAGGAGACTCCGCTGGAACGCAAGCCTACGGACGTACCTCCATCCCCTCCCAGCTCCTCAGCGGAGGCTGTGCCAGGAACTCCTGAGCAGGACGAGGCTCTCACAGGCGCTGCCCGGCCCGATGAGGCGGACCAGACCGAGGACACCTCACATTCCACTCGGAACTTAGAACCCCGGCCCATTCCTTCATCGAGCCCGGGCCAGACAATCCAGGCTGACGACGATCCCGACCACCAAGACCAGCCTTCTCTGGCTTCTCCCCAGTGGGATGAGCAGACCGCGCCAGACGGCCACCAGGGCTCTACAGCTTCAGATTCCGACCACCCCCCGGAGCTTCATCTGGCTCCTCAGCCTCCAGATATGCTCAGACTCAGTCCTGACTGCCGCGCGGCTTATCAAGGCGCCCCTCTGATAGATCGGGGAAGAGAGCCTGAGAATTCAGGAAAGCCCGGCCAACAGTCCACTCCATTTCCAGGATTTAGCCGTTGGAGATCCCCGTCAAACCTGAAAGACCAAGTCAAAGTGACCTCCCATTTTCACAGCCCTGTTAAGACTTTTCCACCTGGCCTCCACCACAAGGTCCACAAAGTCCAGAGAGAGTCTTCAAAGTATTTCACACATGTCCATGCAGCACACCCGACTGAGGGTGTTGGGACGATCTCTAAGGAATTTTTCAATGATATCATCAATTCCATTCCGCGggagaaaataaaaagtgatatCCAAAAGCAGATTCTCCTGAGGCGAATGAGGGGATATCATAATACTCAGCCTGGCTCACATTTATCATCTAGTTACACTATCTGTTTAGCTTGTGCCTCTTGGATTCCATATGGTTGTCCTCATATAAATGGAACAAAAGATCCTTATAGAGCACAATTAGTGGTCATGCCAAGTCCTTTGCCTAATAGTAAGGATGAAATGGGTATTAAATATGTCCTCCAAGTTCCCCAGCCAAAGACAGGAAACATTTGGGACCCTTCATACTTTACATCTCCAACTTCATCTTCTTGTCCTCACACTATGTCCCTTAAATCACAAATTGATCATCATTTACCTAAAAGGATGACCTGGCTCAATTTTATACTTGCTAAGGGTGATCGGCCATGTGGGAGAAAAACATATGAAAATAAGCAacagttcaaagaaaaaatgtccaTGAATTTCAGTACCCCCACACAAGGAGCAAGAAGGAATGAGGATGTTGTAAGATCTCTATTAGACAGACTGAAAAATAAGAGAACTGCAAATTAA